The nucleotide window AAGGGATGGCTGGCCCGACGGGCCCTGAGGAGCGCCGACCTCGTGACGGGCGACTCCGAGGACATCATTGAACACGCGGTCCGAATGGGCGCCAGACGTGAGGCCTGCCATGTCGTCCAGTGGGGGGTCGATCTCGACCGGTTCCGGCCGGACGCACCGACAGACGTGCGCGACCGGCTCGGCATTCCATCCGGCGCTCCGGTCGTCATCAGCACCAGGAGCTTCACGCAGCGATACTACAACATCGAGCTCATCGTCAGGACCATCCCGAAGGTGCTCGACCTGCATCCCGAGACACGCTTCATCATCGCGGGGAACGAGGGCGACGACACCGAGCTCCAGGATCTCGCCGACGAGCTCGGGGTCCGTCAACAGACGACATTCGTCGGCCGCATCCCGCACGACGAACTCCCGGCGTGGCTCGCCGCCTCGGACATCTTCCTGACGGTCCCGTCGGTCGACGCCACGGCCGTGTCTCTGCTCGAGGCCATGGCGGCGGGGGTTCCGGTCGTCACGTCCGATCTGGAGTCGGCGATGGAGTGGGTCGTCGACGGCGAGAGCGGTCTCGCCGTGCCGCCCGAGAACGCCGAGGCGCTCCTCGCTGCCATCGTCCGGCTGATCGAGTCGTCGGACCTTCGCGTGCGGCTCGGAGCGAGGGCATCGGAGACGGTCCGCGAACGGGCCGACCACCGCGCGCACATGGCACGCATGGAGCTCCTCATGGAGAC belongs to Candidatus Effluviviaceae Genus V sp. and includes:
- a CDS encoding glycosyltransferase, producing MRIAYLSIGGHIHTIRWLRYFVEQGHEVHLMTVQPSPIDGVTVHDIRTGIPFKPLHYAVALGHVKQLMRRIRPDILHTHFLTGYGYWGAFSGFHPHVLTVWGDDVYVTPHETPLKGWLARRALRSADLVTGDSEDIIEHAVRMGARREACHVVQWGVDLDRFRPDAPTDVRDRLGIPSGAPVVISTRSFTQRYYNIELIVRTIPKVLDLHPETRFIIAGNEGDDTELQDLADELGVRQQTTFVGRIPHDELPAWLAASDIFLTVPSVDATAVSLLEAMAAGVPVVTSDLESAMEWVVDGESGLAVPPENAEALLAAIVRLIESSDLRVRLGARASETVRERADHRAHMARMELLMETLLNEWRKHGGR